In one window of Oscillospiraceae bacterium DNA:
- a CDS encoding transglutaminase domain-containing protein, protein MKRALCILAAALLIISQLPLSLSASPADTVVENLSAFNEHFSVSTGNINSAFEDAFAAKPELVFYYYGMSYTVYGSHTDCDVQYANTDIPINSIHVADSSEDLYSCIRTAMMKAETDVYIVFSDGKNLIPDFSGLVEQVRDRDYIAYMGYKSVSVKIFSNNHSDAAAYKINFTYGYDSETLVQMKKETKDEVVRLTTEVFAPGMSEYMLVKSIHDYLIDHARYEEKSNLQLVYYAYGPLIKGIGVCEGYTEAARLLFNAVGIESVFVSGTVVANIPHAWNLVKLGGNWYQLDITWDDPVSSDGKNNKTYDYFNITDSEMAVDHVWSGDYPKCTVKDRGINATQAAMRPQSQAESIISVVQTSSQARLPSSQTVSSKQSVPAASSKSSVRTSEETSIPTPSSSVFSSAPVLPVISTADSLPSSQPTNFQLSRYISAVSHELGISVQLTTILMILLVTAVVLIIGSLIFRKRT, encoded by the coding sequence TTGAAAAGAGCGCTCTGCATTTTAGCAGCTGCTTTACTCATCATTTCCCAGCTCCCTTTGTCTCTTTCCGCATCTCCAGCCGATACCGTCGTTGAAAACTTGTCGGCATTTAATGAGCATTTCAGTGTCTCAACCGGAAATATTAATAGCGCTTTCGAAGACGCTTTTGCTGCCAAACCGGAACTGGTTTTTTATTATTACGGGATGTCTTATACTGTTTACGGAAGCCACACAGACTGTGACGTTCAATATGCCAATACCGATATCCCAATAAACAGCATTCATGTAGCAGATTCCTCCGAAGATTTATATAGCTGTATCCGAACAGCCATGATGAAAGCTGAGACCGACGTTTATATTGTTTTTTCCGACGGGAAAAACCTTATACCTGATTTCTCCGGACTGGTTGAACAGGTTCGCGACCGCGATTATATCGCCTATATGGGCTATAAAAGTGTATCTGTGAAAATTTTCTCAAATAACCACTCCGACGCGGCTGCATATAAAATTAATTTTACCTACGGTTATGACAGCGAAACACTGGTTCAGATGAAAAAGGAAACGAAAGACGAAGTGGTTCGGCTTACAACGGAAGTATTTGCACCGGGTATGAGCGAATACATGCTCGTAAAATCAATCCATGATTATCTGATCGACCATGCCAGATATGAAGAAAAAAGCAATCTGCAATTGGTTTATTATGCTTACGGCCCGTTAATTAAAGGGATAGGAGTTTGTGAGGGATATACGGAAGCCGCACGCCTTCTGTTTAACGCTGTCGGAATCGAATCCGTATTTGTCAGCGGAACTGTTGTTGCAAACATCCCGCATGCCTGGAACCTTGTCAAACTCGGCGGAAACTGGTATCAGCTCGACATCACCTGGGACGATCCTGTGAGTTCGGACGGCAAAAATAACAAGACCTACGATTATTTTAATATTACGGATTCGGAAATGGCGGTTGACCATGTCTGGAGCGGTGATTATCCCAAATGCACAGTCAAAGACAGGGGTATCAACGCCACACAGGCTGCTATGCGTCCGCAATCGCAGGCAGAATCGATAATATCCGTAGTTCAAACCAGCTCGCAGGCGCGTTTACCCTCCTCTCAAACCGTCTCTTCAAAGCAGTCCGTTCCGGCGGCTTCGTCAAAATCATCGGTTCGGACTTCGGAGGAAACTTCGATTCCGACACCTTCATCTTCCGTTTTTTCTTCCGCGCCCGTTCTCCCTGTTATTTCAACCGCCGATTCACTGCCCTCTTCTCAACCAACAAATTTTCAACTTTCAAGGTATATCTCCGCAGTTTCTCATGAACTCGGAATTTCCGTACAACTTACCACAATATTAATGATACTCCTGGTTACGGCTGTGGTTTTAATTATCGGTTCTCTGATCTTCCGAAAAAGGACATAA
- a CDS encoding ABC transporter ATP-binding protein, producing the protein MPKELIRLSDISMVFDGEEVLKSINLSINSKEFITFLGPSGCGKTTTLRIIGGFLTPHSGLVYFDEKDITDLPPYKRHVNTVFQKYALFPHLDVFENIAFGLRLQKLPEKEIRERVFSMLDLVNLHGFERRNSSALSGGQQQRVAIARALVCRPRVLLLDEPLGALDMRLRKDMQAELKRIQQQLGITFVYVTHDQEEALTMSDRVVVMDNGKILQIGTPEDIYNEPINAFVADFIGESNIIDGVMLEDRLVEFCGRKFDCLDSGFEPNTPVDVVIRPEDIDIIPFEKGHIKGTITSVTFKGVHYEFIVDVSGYKWLIQSTDYLEMGTEVAFVIEPDAIHIMHKSDYSGRFGDYSSFSEQYDEESEANDSTEEENEEG; encoded by the coding sequence ATGCCAAAAGAACTTATCCGCCTATCGGATATCAGTATGGTTTTCGATGGCGAAGAGGTTTTGAAATCCATCAATCTCTCCATTAACAGCAAGGAATTTATAACTTTTTTAGGCCCGAGCGGCTGCGGAAAAACCACTACGCTGAGAATTATCGGCGGTTTTTTGACGCCGCATTCGGGCTTGGTTTATTTTGATGAAAAAGACATCACCGATCTTCCTCCATATAAGCGCCATGTGAACACGGTTTTTCAAAAATACGCCCTGTTCCCTCATTTGGATGTATTTGAAAATATCGCTTTTGGTCTTCGGCTTCAAAAGCTGCCCGAGAAAGAAATCCGAGAACGGGTGTTTTCGATGCTCGATCTCGTGAATCTGCATGGATTTGAACGCCGCAACAGCAGTGCGCTCTCCGGCGGCCAGCAGCAGCGCGTCGCAATCGCCCGCGCACTCGTCTGCCGCCCCCGCGTGCTGCTGCTCGACGAACCACTCGGTGCACTCGATATGCGCCTGCGCAAAGACATGCAGGCGGAACTCAAGCGCATTCAACAGCAGCTCGGCATCACGTTTGTCTATGTCACGCATGACCAGGAAGAAGCGCTCACGATGAGCGACCGCGTAGTAGTCATGGACAATGGGAAGATTCTGCAGATCGGAACGCCCGAAGATATTTACAACGAACCGATCAACGCATTTGTCGCCGACTTTATCGGCGAATCAAATATCATCGACGGCGTCATGCTCGAGGATCGTCTGGTCGAGTTCTGCGGGCGCAAATTCGATTGTCTGGATTCGGGATTTGAACCAAATACTCCGGTCGACGTCGTCATTCGTCCCGAAGACATCGACATCATCCCATTTGAAAAAGGACATATCAAAGGCACCATCACATCAGTCACCTTTAAAGGTGTGCATTATGAATTTATCGTCGACGTCAGCGGCTATAAATGGCTGATCCAGTCGACCGATTATCTCGAAATGGGCACCGAAGTCGCTTTCGTCATCGAACCCGACGCCATACATATCATGCATAAGAGCGACTACTCCGGCAGGTTCGGCGATTATTCGTCCTTCAGCGAACAGTATGACGAAGAGAGCGAAGCAAACGATAGTACGGAGGAAGAGAATGAAGAGGGCTAA
- a CDS encoding spermidine/putrescine ABC transporter substrate-binding protein, giving the protein MKKVFALVFSLFLLAGMVLPVFATDAAVPLTGEEINVYNWGQYISDGTDGGLDVNAEFTRRTGIKVNYSTYDSNEALYAKLKTGGASYDVIIPSDYMVGKLIEEGLVQKLDFSNIPNYSNIDVEFKNRIFDPANEYSVPYTWGCVGLIYNSKYVTEEVTSWDLLWNSQYSGKILMFDNSRDAFAIAQMLLGIDVNTTSSSELDKAAAKLSEQKKLVQSYVMDQVFSQMETEEAWIAPYYAGDFLTMQAENPDLAFCFPKEGFNVFVDSICIPTGALNKTAAEKYINFLCDPEISGQNTEYLGYSTPISAAKAFMDTEVAENPIAYPSQEVLKRGVEFKTLPTETTKYTNELFDTVKTSSSGWSWYVLIALAVFVAALIVFLVVRKKKRTDY; this is encoded by the coding sequence ATGAAAAAGGTCTTCGCGCTCGTGTTTTCTCTGTTCTTACTGGCAGGCATGGTTTTGCCCGTTTTTGCGACGGACGCCGCAGTTCCGCTGACAGGCGAGGAAATCAACGTTTACAACTGGGGTCAGTACATCTCCGACGGCACAGACGGCGGTCTTGATGTCAACGCAGAATTCACCCGCCGCACCGGCATCAAAGTCAACTATTCGACTTATGATTCCAATGAGGCACTCTACGCCAAACTCAAAACAGGCGGCGCGAGTTATGACGTCATCATTCCTTCCGACTATATGGTCGGAAAACTAATTGAAGAAGGGCTTGTGCAAAAGCTTGATTTTTCCAACATCCCGAACTATTCTAATATCGATGTTGAATTTAAAAACCGCATATTTGATCCCGCCAATGAATACAGTGTGCCTTATACCTGGGGCTGCGTGGGTTTGATCTATAACAGCAAGTACGTCACCGAAGAAGTTACAAGCTGGGATTTACTATGGAACAGCCAATACAGCGGTAAAATCCTGATGTTTGACAACAGCCGCGACGCGTTCGCCATTGCCCAGATGCTGCTCGGTATCGACGTTAACACGACCTCCTCAAGTGAGCTTGATAAGGCTGCCGCAAAGCTGTCTGAGCAAAAGAAACTGGTGCAAAGTTATGTCATGGATCAGGTATTTTCTCAAATGGAGACCGAAGAGGCCTGGATCGCCCCTTATTATGCCGGCGACTTTTTAACCATGCAGGCCGAAAACCCGGACCTTGCGTTCTGCTTCCCCAAAGAGGGTTTTAACGTCTTCGTCGACTCCATCTGCATCCCCACCGGTGCTCTAAACAAAACGGCCGCCGAGAAATATATCAATTTTTTGTGTGACCCCGAGATTTCCGGACAAAATACGGAATACCTCGGTTATTCCACACCTATCAGCGCTGCGAAGGCTTTCATGGACACGGAAGTGGCTGAAAATCCTATTGCCTATCCCTCTCAGGAAGTTTTAAAGCGCGGTGTCGAATTTAAAACTCTTCCCACCGAAACCACCAAATATACAAACGAACTGTTTGACACGGTAAAGACCTCGAGCTCAGGCTGGAGCTGGTATGTTTTAATTGCGCTTGCCGTCTTTGTGGCCGCATTGATCGTCTTCCTGGTCGTCAGAAAGAAAAAACGTACGGATTATTAA
- a CDS encoding ABC transporter permease, protein MKRAKLLAAPYILWMALFTIIPLAVVFYFAFTDNATGQFTFSNITGLKQYLPTFADSLWLAIISAACCLVIGYPMAYAIAHASPAAQRIMTLLLLLPMCTSFLLRTLALVAMLEDTGVINQLLGIFGIGPVTMLRTPTAVVFGMVYNYLPYMILPLYSVLVKINPALVEAAQDLGCNGFQVLSKVYLPLSIPGIISGVTMVFVPAVSTFYISKKLGGTGTAMIGDVIESQFKASYNFNVGAAMSLCLMVIVFICMGIMNKFTDNDEVTLV, encoded by the coding sequence ATGAAGAGGGCTAAGCTGCTTGCGGCGCCCTATATTCTCTGGATGGCGCTGTTCACGATCATACCTCTCGCCGTGGTCTTTTATTTCGCCTTCACAGACAACGCAACCGGCCAATTCACCTTTTCCAACATCACCGGATTAAAGCAATATCTGCCCACGTTTGCCGATTCTCTTTGGCTTGCAATCATTTCTGCCGCATGCTGTTTGGTGATCGGTTATCCAATGGCCTACGCGATTGCGCATGCATCTCCGGCTGCTCAGCGCATCATGACACTGCTTCTGCTGCTGCCGATGTGCACGAGCTTTTTGCTTCGCACCCTTGCGCTCGTCGCAATGCTTGAAGACACCGGTGTCATCAATCAGTTACTCGGAATATTCGGGATCGGTCCGGTGACGATGCTGCGCACCCCGACGGCAGTCGTTTTCGGCATGGTATATAATTATCTTCCCTATATGATTTTACCGCTTTACAGCGTTTTGGTCAAAATCAACCCCGCGCTCGTCGAGGCCGCTCAAGACCTCGGCTGCAACGGGTTTCAAGTTCTCTCGAAGGTTTATCTGCCGCTCTCGATTCCCGGCATCATCTCCGGCGTCACAATGGTTTTTGTTCCGGCGGTAAGCACCTTTTATATCTCGAAAAAGCTCGGCGGAACCGGCACTGCCATGATCGGTGATGTGATCGAGAGCCAGTTCAAAGCATCGTATAACTTCAACGTGGGTGCGGCAATGTCTCTCTGCCTGATGGTCATCGTCTTTATCTGCATGGGCATCATGAATAAATTCACAGACAATGATGAGGTAACGCTCGTATGA
- a CDS encoding ABC transporter permease, whose translation MKRFSRIFTVIVFIVLYAPIVLLVVASFNSGKDMTVFKNFTFYNYLEFFKDDTLLRLLLNSLIIAILSSFIATVLGTAASIGIEKMGKRTKSLIMTATNIPMTNPEIVTGISLALLFAFAGRMIANNNILGFGTLLIAHITFNLPYVILSVIPKLRQLNPNLNEAALDLGCTPVQSFFKVILPEILPGIITGGLMAFTMSLDDFVISYFVYGPSYTTLPIEIYSYTKKPLPPKIYALFTIIFLAIVLVMAGMTIMQSYDDKKKQRLDTPVAQNMQ comes from the coding sequence ATGAAACGATTCAGCAGGATTTTTACCGTCATTGTCTTTATCGTGCTCTATGCCCCAATCGTACTATTGGTAGTGGCATCGTTCAATTCCGGGAAAGATATGACCGTTTTCAAGAATTTCACCTTTTATAATTATCTGGAGTTTTTCAAAGATGACACCTTACTTCGACTGCTGCTCAATTCTCTAATCATCGCAATCTTATCTTCGTTCATCGCCACAGTGCTCGGAACCGCTGCATCCATCGGCATTGAGAAAATGGGAAAACGCACGAAATCGCTGATCATGACCGCGACTAACATCCCGATGACCAACCCGGAGATCGTGACCGGCATTTCGTTAGCGTTGTTATTCGCCTTTGCGGGACGTATGATCGCCAACAATAATATTCTGGGCTTCGGCACGCTGCTGATTGCGCACATCACTTTTAACCTGCCTTATGTCATCCTTTCGGTGATTCCGAAACTGCGGCAATTGAACCCCAATCTCAACGAGGCGGCGCTCGACCTCGGCTGCACTCCGGTGCAATCATTCTTCAAAGTCATACTGCCCGAAATTTTACCTGGTATTATCACCGGCGGTCTTATGGCGTTTACGATGAGCCTTGACGATTTCGTCATTTCCTATTTTGTCTACGGCCCGTCCTACACTACGCTTCCGATTGAGATCTACAGCTACACCAAAAAGCCCCTTCCCCCGAAAATTTATGCCTTGTTTACTATCATCTTCCTTGCAATTGTTTTGGTTATGGCAGGTATGACGATCATGCAGAGTTATGACGATAAAAAAAAGCAGCGGCTTGATACGCCGGTTGCACAAAATATGCAATAA
- a CDS encoding RING finger protein: MNFWQGKICPVCKKEFTDKDDIVYCPECGTAHHRGCWKETNACFFASEHRNGNFDTVNELATLSQPPSVQPIRSSSDENGQLVCEFCGYRNNPLFRVCINCGHELTAPNPEYKTVPNYPPPPGSHAYNDFDTVYNDDGKLVDDISRADLARFYGSNSEDVMERFKKISRGKNAFSVYAFFASFFWLFYHKVIGAGTALTLAVISPIIAFYGIFFVKSSDALLTAANTITDYNAYLAEELRILNDFMTANMSTLNICIMLTAVLYVLSMVFCGFFGMKLYYNKAIKTIRMIRQRSYDRYQREYLFSAKGGVNAFAVLFPVILYFFASSAVAYICLIFS; this comes from the coding sequence ATGAATTTTTGGCAGGGAAAAATCTGTCCCGTCTGCAAAAAAGAATTTACCGATAAAGACGATATCGTCTATTGTCCGGAATGCGGAACGGCTCATCATCGAGGCTGCTGGAAAGAAACGAATGCCTGCTTTTTTGCGTCTGAACACCGAAACGGTAATTTTGATACGGTTAACGAGCTTGCAACGCTTTCTCAGCCACCGAGCGTTCAACCCATCCGCAGCAGCTCCGACGAAAACGGACAATTAGTCTGTGAATTCTGTGGTTATCGCAATAACCCATTGTTTCGTGTCTGTATCAATTGCGGTCATGAGTTAACGGCTCCGAATCCTGAATATAAAACTGTGCCGAATTATCCGCCTCCTCCCGGTTCTCATGCCTATAACGATTTTGATACCGTTTACAATGATGACGGGAAATTGGTTGATGATATCAGCCGGGCTGATTTGGCACGTTTTTACGGCAGTAATTCCGAAGACGTTATGGAGCGTTTCAAGAAAATCAGCCGGGGTAAAAATGCTTTTTCCGTCTATGCTTTTTTTGCATCTTTCTTCTGGTTGTTTTATCATAAAGTGATTGGCGCCGGAACTGCACTTACATTAGCAGTCATATCTCCAATTATAGCCTTTTATGGTATTTTCTTTGTAAAAAGTTCAGATGCTTTGCTGACGGCTGCCAATACAATTACCGATTATAATGCCTATTTAGCCGAAGAATTACGCATTCTGAACGATTTTATGACGGCTAACATGTCTACTTTAAACATCTGCATTATGCTCACGGCGGTTTTATATGTTCTGTCGATGGTCTTTTGCGGATTTTTCGGTATGAAGCTCTATTACAACAAAGCCATAAAAACCATCAGGATGATCCGGCAGCGTTCCTATGACCGTTATCAGCGCGAATATCTGTTCTCCGCGAAAGGCGGCGTCAACGCTTTTGCGGTTTTATTTCCGGTTATACTCTATTTCTTTGCTTCATCCGCAGTAGCCTATATCTGCTTGATTTTCAGTTAA
- the galU gene encoding UTP--glucose-1-phosphate uridylyltransferase GalU — MKVKKAVIPAAGLGTRVLPATKAIPKEMLTIVDKPSIQYIVEEAVAAGITDILIITNRGKAAMEDHFDRSPELEERLLAGKKTELYNSVLDTAKMANIFFVRQKETKGLGHAISCARGFVGDEPFAVLYGDDVVIGDTPAIGELCAAYEKYGKGVAGIKQVSREAIKKYCSLEVSPLGEKTFAVSDMVEKPTDDRIMSLYSILGRCVLTPAIFDVLDNTPPGAGGEIQLTDAMRVLAKRDGMIGVDFSGKRYDIGNKLGYLEAIIEIGVKHPELGTDFINYLKTFVKSL; from the coding sequence TTGAAAGTTAAAAAAGCCGTCATTCCGGCCGCAGGTCTCGGGACCCGTGTTTTGCCGGCGACTAAAGCGATTCCGAAAGAGATGCTGACCATCGTCGATAAGCCCTCTATCCAATATATCGTCGAAGAAGCGGTTGCAGCCGGCATTACCGATATCTTGATTATTACCAACCGTGGGAAAGCAGCGATGGAAGATCATTTTGACCGCTCTCCGGAACTCGAGGAACGGCTTCTGGCAGGTAAAAAGACCGAATTATACAATTCTGTGCTGGATACGGCCAAGATGGCGAATATCTTCTTTGTGCGCCAAAAAGAAACCAAAGGGCTTGGGCATGCGATCAGTTGTGCGCGTGGATTTGTCGGCGATGAGCCGTTTGCGGTACTCTACGGAGACGATGTCGTTATCGGCGATACTCCTGCCATCGGCGAACTATGTGCTGCATACGAGAAATACGGCAAAGGCGTCGCGGGCATTAAGCAAGTCAGCCGCGAAGCGATCAAAAAATATTGCTCCCTTGAAGTTTCCCCGCTCGGTGAAAAAACTTTTGCAGTCTCAGACATGGTCGAAAAACCGACCGACGATCGGATTATGTCCCTTTATTCGATTTTAGGCAGATGCGTACTAACGCCGGCAATCTTTGATGTCCTCGATAATACCCCTCCGGGAGCGGGCGGCGAAATTCAACTCACAGACGCCATGCGGGTACTGGCCAAACGCGACGGCATGATCGGAGTAGATTTTTCGGGCAAACGATACGATATCGGAAACAAACTCGGATATCTCGAAGCAATCATTGAAATCGGCGTTAAACATCCCGAACTTGGCACGGATTTTATTAACTATTTAAAAACATTCGTAAAAAGTTTATAA